TAGTTAATTTATTAAAAAAACTCCAAAAAGAAAAAGGGTTAACTTATTTATTTATTGCACATGACTTGTCGATGGTAAAGCATATAAGCAGTCGTATTGGAGTTATGTATTTAGGGCATTTAGTAGAATTAACAACAAGTTCGGAGCTGTATCAAAAACCGCTTCACCCATACACTCAAGCTCTACTGTCAGCTATTCCTATTCCTGATCCTGACGTTGAGGATAATCGGAAGCGAATTGTTCTTAAAGGAGAATTGCCAAGCCCCATTAACCCTCCCTCTGGCTGTGTGTTTAATACACGCTGTCCTCTTGCAGTAGCAGCCTGTAAGACTCAAAAACCAGAGTGGCAGGAAGTTGAAGAAAATCATTTTGTGGCCTGCCACTTATACAATCAAAAGATAATGAGTACCAACTATATTGAAACAGCTGCGACAAAATGATGGAAAAAGCAAGAGTGAAAATAGAAGATGCAGTTACGAAATGGAAACGGAGTAATAATGGACTTATACGGATTCATATTGAAGGGAAAGAATCCATACAGATTAATTCTTTTATCCAACAACGAGCAGCAAGTACAATCAAGCTGCTGCTTGCAATAGAAGCGTTTCGTCAAATTGATGAGGGCATCTTGGCTTTAACATCTGTCATTCAAAGAATGGAAAAAAACACGGTTGGCGGAGCAGGTGTACTTAGAGCTCTTCCGCGGTTAACACATATTAAAGTGGAAGAGCTGCTTGCCCTTATGATAATGGTTTCTGACAACACAGCTACAAATGAGCTCATTTCTTTAGTAGGATTTGAAAAAATTAACGAATGTGCTAAAAATCTAGGATTAAAGAAAACCGTTTTAAACCGCTATATGATGGACGAAACAGCTGTTAAACAAGGGAGTGATAATTATACGTGTGCCTCTGACGTAGTAAAGTGCCTAAAGGAAATATGTGAAGGAAACTTTTTGCGAAAATCTAGTTGCGAAAAAATAATGAGAATGCTAGAAATGCAGCAGTTTCGGCATAAGCTTCCAGCACGTATAGGATCAGCGTTTCAAGCTGCGAATAAGACTGGAGAACTACAGGGAGCGGAACATGATAGTGCTATTCTCATGCGAGGTAACGAAACGTATTATGCCGTTGTTTTGATAGATGGACTAAGTGACAATGAACAGGGAAGGAGATTGATTACTGATATTGGATACCTTCTGTCATCTAACATCTAAAAATCTTTTGACCATTTCAATAAGCGGGGGTAGTTTGGTCTCTTTTTATTTAATGTCTTCCATCAAAGAAAAACTCACATGTACTAATAATAAATGCTTGTCTTCTCAGATTTTGGCGAGACCGTTGTTTGCAGTGCTGGATTTGTGCTAGTAATAGATAAACATGTTCTTTTTCATAAAATTTTATGAAAAAATAATGATAAATCATTCATCCTATACCAACTTATTCATATTTTTTATATAATAGAATAATAGTATATATTTTAAACGAATAGTGAATGTCTATGCCAATTAGCAAGGAGCATGAAATTATTCGATTCATAAATGGTGGTGTA
The genomic region above belongs to Priestia megaterium and contains:
- a CDS encoding serine hydrolase, whose amino-acid sequence is MKIEDAVTKWKRSNNGLIRIHIEGKESIQINSFIQQRAASTIKLLLAIEAFRQIDEGILALTSVIQRMEKNTVGGAGVLRALPRLTHIKVEELLALMIMVSDNTATNELISLVGFEKINECAKNLGLKKTVLNRYMMDETAVKQGSDNYTCASDVVKCLKEICEGNFLRKSSCEKIMRMLEMQQFRHKLPARIGSAFQAANKTGELQGAEHDSAILMRGNETYYAVVLIDGLSDNEQGRRLITDIGYLLSSNI